Proteins from one Deinococcus actinosclerus genomic window:
- a CDS encoding NAD-dependent epimerase/dehydratase family protein: MTILVTGATGFLGGVTARALAEAGHEVRGLGRDAARGAALQRDGVRFVAADLRGADWDALLAGVDGPPVEGVVHAAARSTLWGHAADFHADNVAPSAALARACARRGVRLVHVSTPSVYNATGHTQGVREDTRVGPRFDSLYARSKWQAEEAVRAALPDATVLRPRGIYGVGDTSIVPRLAAALRSGRLPRLTDREVWTDLTDVRNVAHAITLALARPAPGVFNVTDGQAIPLWATLDRLADTLGVPRPIRRVPARLLEGIAAALEFGARLHPERPEPPLTASGVRLLTRPMTLDLTRARERLGYAPVVTPGQGFADVFAALRGGAA; the protein is encoded by the coding sequence ATGACCATTCTGGTGACAGGCGCGACCGGGTTCCTGGGCGGAGTGACCGCGCGGGCGTTGGCGGAAGCCGGACACGAGGTGCGCGGCCTGGGCCGGGACGCGGCGCGCGGCGCGGCGCTGCAGCGCGACGGCGTGCGGTTCGTGGCGGCCGACCTGCGCGGTGCGGACTGGGACGCCCTGCTGGCCGGTGTGGATGGGCCGCCGGTGGAGGGGGTGGTGCACGCGGCGGCCCGCTCGACCCTGTGGGGCCACGCAGCGGACTTCCACGCGGACAACGTGGCCCCCAGCGCCGCGCTGGCCCGGGCGTGCGCGCGGCGGGGCGTGCGGCTGGTGCATGTCAGCACGCCCAGCGTGTACAACGCCACCGGCCACACGCAGGGCGTGCGGGAGGACACCCGGGTCGGCCCACGTTTCGACAGTCTGTACGCCCGCAGCAAGTGGCAGGCCGAGGAGGCCGTGCGCGCCGCGCTGCCCGACGCGACGGTCCTGCGCCCACGTGGCATCTACGGCGTGGGGGACACCAGCATCGTGCCCCGGCTGGCGGCGGCGCTGCGCTCGGGCCGCCTGCCGCGCCTGACCGACCGGGAGGTGTGGACCGACCTGACCGACGTACGCAACGTCGCCCACGCGATCACGCTGGCCCTGGCCCGCCCCGCGCCCGGCGTGTTCAACGTCACCGACGGGCAGGCCATTCCGCTGTGGGCGACGCTGGACCGGCTGGCCGACACGCTGGGCGTGCCCAGACCGATCCGGCGCGTGCCCGCGCGACTGCTGGAGGGGATCGCGGCGGCGCTGGAATTCGGCGCGCGCCTGCACCCCGAGCGGCCCGAGCCGCCCCTGACCGCCAGCGGCGTGCGCCTCCTGACGCGGCCCATGACGCTGGACCTGACCCGGGCCCGCGAGCGGCTGGGGTACGCGCCGGTCGTCACGCCGGGGCAGGGGTTCGCGGACGTCTTTGCGGCCCTGCGGGGAGGGGCGGCGTGA
- a CDS encoding MBL fold metallo-hydrolase: MSVRVIPLRAGSCLNLAAITERGAPWRVQAYPAGFTLILHPTRGPVLFDTGYGADVVAAMRRWPGLIYGLITPVQLGPHDSAREQLRVLGFAPEEVRHVIVSHLHADHVGGLRDFPHATFHLDRRAWEPLRKLRGVRAVRRAYLPELLPDDFEDRCAWLDFTAAGDALHPFAEVADVFGDGLLRAVPLPGHAPGMVGLLAQEDAGLTVLAADAAWSVRAGREERPVHPLARVAFHDPAQESASGAALRAFLHANPGARLHVSHDAPEGWTAP; the protein is encoded by the coding sequence GTGAGCGTCCGGGTGATCCCCCTGCGGGCCGGGTCGTGCCTGAACCTCGCGGCGATCACCGAGCGCGGCGCCCCGTGGCGGGTGCAGGCGTACCCGGCGGGCTTCACGCTGATCCTGCATCCCACGCGCGGCCCCGTGCTGTTCGACACCGGCTACGGCGCGGACGTGGTGGCCGCGATGCGCCGCTGGCCGGGCCTGATCTACGGCCTGATTACCCCCGTGCAGCTTGGCCCGCACGACTCGGCGCGCGAGCAGCTGCGCGTGCTGGGCTTCGCCCCGGAGGAAGTGCGGCACGTGATCGTCTCGCACCTGCATGCCGATCACGTGGGCGGCCTGCGCGACTTCCCGCACGCGACCTTCCACCTCGACCGCCGCGCCTGGGAGCCCCTGCGCAAGCTGCGGGGCGTGCGGGCGGTGCGCCGCGCGTACCTGCCGGAACTCCTCCCGGACGACTTCGAGGACCGCTGCGCGTGGCTGGACTTCACGGCCGCCGGGGACGCCCTGCACCCCTTCGCGGAGGTCGCGGACGTGTTCGGGGACGGGCTGCTGCGCGCCGTGCCGCTGCCAGGGCACGCGCCCGGCATGGTGGGCCTGCTGGCGCAGGAGGACGCGGGCCTGACCGTCCTGGCCGCCGACGCCGCCTGGAGTGTCCGCGCGGGCCGCGAGGAACGTCCGGTGCACCCGCTGGCCCGCGTGGCCTTCCACGACCCCGCGCAGGAGTCTGCGAGCGGCGCGGCCCTGCGCGCCTTCCTGCACGCCAATCCCGGTGCGAGGCTGCACGTCAGCCACGACGCGCCCGAGGGCTGGACCGCCCCATGA
- a CDS encoding F390 synthetase-related protein gives MNLDGPVSTVLTLLGALDDARLTFRSREALERHQERLAHGHLRWVAAHSPAVAARFRAAGLPLSRWRELPPTDKAAMLATFDTLNTVGVTLDCALAVGRQAERTRDFTPTLATPAGPVTVGLSTGTSGTQGVFLVSRAEQVRWAGTVLRHLLPGGLWGMLRPQRVAFFLRADSPLYRSVGRGRLEFRFFDLLRPLPDLAAEVEGYAPTLIVGPPGVLRALHRTGVRLRARVISVAEVLDPDDEAALRDWGDVVQVYQATEGLLALPCPHGSLHLNEAHVHFDLEPLGDGLHRPVITDLRRRAQPFIRHRLDDALRLHPDPCPCGQAARRVHSVAGRQDDALHLPGAAGESVTVWPDFLRGALAGVPGLREYRADQTGPARLTLHLDPHTPDTQAQALRAVRDALRRSHADPGRLTLDTRPLDPPPPGTKRRRVTRSWRPE, from the coding sequence ATGAACTTGGACGGCCCCGTGAGCACCGTCCTGACCCTGCTGGGCGCGCTGGACGACGCCCGCCTGACCTTCCGCTCGCGCGAGGCGCTGGAGCGCCACCAGGAGCGCCTCGCGCACGGGCACCTGCGCTGGGTGGCCGCGCACAGCCCCGCCGTCGCCGCCCGCTTCCGCGCCGCCGGACTCCCCCTGAGCCGCTGGCGCGAGCTGCCCCCCACCGACAAGGCCGCCATGCTCGCCACGTTCGACACGCTGAACACCGTGGGCGTCACGCTGGACTGCGCCCTGGCGGTCGGGCGGCAGGCGGAACGCACCCGCGACTTCACCCCCACCCTCGCCACGCCCGCCGGACCAGTCACGGTCGGCCTGTCCACCGGCACGAGCGGCACCCAGGGCGTCTTCCTGGTCAGCCGCGCCGAGCAGGTCCGCTGGGCCGGAACCGTGCTGCGCCACCTGCTGCCCGGCGGGCTGTGGGGGATGCTGCGCCCGCAGCGGGTCGCGTTCTTCCTGCGGGCCGACAGTCCCCTGTACCGCAGCGTCGGACGCGGGCGGCTGGAGTTCCGCTTCTTCGACCTGCTGCGCCCCCTCCCGGACCTCGCCGCCGAGGTCGAGGGGTACGCGCCCACCCTGATCGTCGGGCCGCCCGGCGTGCTGCGCGCCCTGCACCGCACCGGCGTGCGCCTACGCGCCCGCGTGATCAGCGTCGCGGAGGTCCTCGACCCCGACGACGAGGCTGCCCTGCGCGACTGGGGTGACGTCGTGCAGGTCTATCAGGCCACCGAGGGCCTCCTGGCCCTGCCGTGCCCGCACGGGTCGCTGCACCTGAACGAGGCGCACGTCCACTTCGACCTCGAACCCCTGGGGGACGGCCTGCACCGCCCGGTCATCACCGATCTGCGCCGCCGCGCGCAGCCGTTCATCCGCCACCGCCTCGACGACGCGCTGCGCCTGCACCCCGATCCGTGCCCCTGCGGGCAGGCCGCGCGCCGCGTGCACAGCGTCGCCGGGCGGCAGGACGACGCCCTGCACCTCCCCGGCGCGGCAGGGGAGAGCGTGACCGTCTGGCCGGACTTCCTGCGCGGCGCCCTGGCGGGCGTGCCGGGCCTGCGCGAGTACCGCGCCGACCAGACCGGCCCCGCCCGGCTGACGCTGCACCTCGACCCGCACACCCCCGACACGCAAGCGCAGGCCCTGCGTGCCGTCCGGGACGCCCTGCGCCGCAGCCACGCCGACCCGGGGCGCCTCACCCTCGACACCCGGCCCCTCGACCCGCCCCCGCCCGGCACGAAACGCCGCCGCGTCACCCGCAGCTGGAGGCCCGAATGA
- a CDS encoding 3-oxoacyl-ACP synthase III family protein: MNPSDTVLGVRLLAIAQALPTRRVPTAEVARLCGVAETIALKRSGVHERRWLSGTETALTLGTQAAREALDRAGLDLSDVDVLLNASGSQLQPIPDGAALYARELGLTGAATYSLHGTCLSFLLALQHAALLIHTGQARHVLIISSEGGSVGLNPAQPESTLLIGDGAAAAVLGPPTRPGQGLHATRIETHPAGADHTRISGGGTLRHPNHPGAAPTDFTFDMQGLQVLKLASRVVPPFLERLRPGLSHGLPGITRVIPHQASQAGLDLLRRYGWPGERVEVTLRTLGNVIAASLPLTLHQAVEAGRLHEGDTALLVGTGAGLIAGGVIWEL, encoded by the coding sequence ATGAACCCATCCGACACCGTCCTCGGCGTGCGCCTCCTCGCGATCGCACAGGCCCTGCCCACACGCCGCGTTCCCACCGCCGAGGTCGCCCGGCTGTGCGGCGTCGCTGAAACCATCGCCCTGAAACGCAGCGGCGTCCACGAGCGCCGCTGGCTGTCCGGCACGGAAACCGCCCTGACCCTCGGCACGCAGGCCGCCCGTGAGGCCCTGGACCGCGCGGGCCTGGATCTCAGCGACGTGGACGTCCTCCTGAACGCCAGCGGTAGCCAGCTGCAACCCATCCCCGACGGCGCCGCCCTCTATGCCCGCGAACTCGGCCTCACCGGCGCCGCCACGTACTCGCTGCACGGCACCTGCCTCAGCTTCCTGCTGGCCCTCCAGCACGCCGCCCTCCTCATCCACACCGGACAGGCGCGGCACGTCCTGATCATCAGCAGCGAGGGCGGCAGCGTCGGCCTGAACCCCGCCCAGCCCGAAAGCACCCTCCTGATCGGCGACGGGGCCGCCGCCGCCGTCCTCGGCCCCCCCACCCGCCCCGGGCAGGGCCTGCACGCCACGCGCATCGAGACGCACCCCGCCGGCGCCGACCACACCCGCATCAGCGGCGGCGGCACCCTGCGGCACCCCAACCACCCCGGCGCCGCCCCCACCGACTTCACCTTCGACATGCAGGGCCTCCAGGTTCTCAAACTCGCCAGCCGCGTCGTCCCGCCCTTCCTCGAACGCCTCCGCCCCGGCCTGAGCCACGGCCTACCGGGCATCACCCGCGTCATCCCACATCAGGCCAGTCAGGCGGGCCTCGACCTGCTGCGCCGCTACGGCTGGCCCGGGGAACGGGTGGAAGTCACGCTGCGCACCCTCGGGAACGTCATCGCCGCCAGCCTCCCCCTCACGCTGCACCAGGCGGTGGAGGCCGGGCGGCTGCATGAGGGGGACACGGCGTTGCTGGTCGGCACCGGGGCGGGGCTGATCGCGGGTGGGGTGATCTGGGAATTGTAG
- the aroA gene encoding 3-phosphoshikimate 1-carboxyvinyltransferase, translating to MSADGLPEKFDVIVHPAAELRGELRAQPSKNYTTRYLLAAALADGESRVVGVATSEDAEAMLRCLEDWGAGVELVGGDAVIRGFGASPRAGVTLNPGNAGAVARFLMGVAALTTGTDFVTDYPDSLGKRPQGDLLEALSRLGARVQSRAGMFPLSISGPVRGGVVEVSAERSSQYASALMFLGPLLPDGLDLRLTGNIKSHAPLRQTLDTLAAFGVQASASDDLSRVTIPGGQAYRAGRVLVPGDYPGSAAILAAAATRPGELRLSNLREQDLQGEREALDVLREMGADLTREGDTVIVRGGRPLHAVTRDGDGFTDAVQALTAAAALADGTTTWENVYTLRLKECDRISDTRRELQRLGLTVTETQDSLTVTGTPSLAGGVTADGHGDHRMIMLLTVLGLGAQSPIRVTGAHHIRKSYPMFFRHLEALGARFEYPEATRA from the coding sequence ATGAGTGCGGATGGCCTGCCGGAGAAGTTTGACGTGATCGTGCATCCCGCCGCCGAGTTGCGCGGGGAACTGCGGGCGCAGCCGAGCAAGAACTACACGACGCGGTACCTGCTGGCGGCGGCGCTGGCGGACGGGGAGTCACGGGTGGTGGGCGTGGCGACCAGCGAGGACGCCGAGGCGATGCTGCGCTGCCTGGAGGACTGGGGCGCGGGTGTGGAACTGGTGGGTGGGGACGCGGTGATCCGGGGCTTCGGCGCGAGTCCACGTGCGGGCGTGACGCTCAATCCCGGAAACGCGGGGGCGGTGGCGCGGTTCCTGATGGGCGTGGCGGCCCTGACGACCGGCACCGACTTCGTGACGGACTACCCGGATTCACTGGGCAAGCGGCCGCAGGGGGATCTGCTGGAGGCCCTGTCACGCCTGGGCGCGCGCGTGCAGAGCCGTGCGGGGATGTTCCCGCTGTCCATCTCGGGCCCGGTGCGGGGCGGCGTGGTGGAGGTCAGCGCCGAGCGCAGTAGTCAGTACGCCAGCGCGCTGATGTTCCTGGGCCCGCTGCTCCCGGACGGGCTGGACCTGCGCCTGACGGGGAACATCAAGAGTCACGCGCCGCTGCGGCAGACGCTGGACACCCTGGCGGCGTTCGGGGTGCAGGCGTCCGCGAGTGACGACCTGAGCCGCGTCACGATTCCGGGTGGGCAGGCGTACCGGGCGGGTCGCGTGCTCGTGCCTGGGGACTACCCGGGCAGCGCGGCGATCCTGGCGGCGGCCGCCACGCGGCCCGGTGAGCTGCGCCTGTCGAACCTCCGCGAGCAGGACCTCCAGGGCGAGCGTGAGGCGCTGGACGTGCTGCGCGAGATGGGCGCCGACCTGACCCGCGAGGGTGACACCGTGATCGTGCGGGGCGGGCGGCCCCTGCACGCGGTCACGCGCGACGGGGACGGCTTCACGGACGCCGTGCAGGCCCTGACGGCGGCGGCGGCGCTGGCGGACGGCACGACAACCTGGGAGAACGTGTACACGCTGCGCCTGAAGGAATGCGACCGCATCAGCGACACGCGCCGCGAGCTTCAGCGCCTGGGCCTGACTGTCACCGAGACGCAGGACAGCCTGACCGTCACGGGCACGCCCAGCCTCGCGGGGGGCGTCACGGCGGACGGGCACGGCGACCACCGCATGATCATGCTGCTGACCGTGCTGGGCCTGGGCGCGCAGTCTCCCATCCGCGTCACGGGCGCGCATCACATCCGCAAGAGCTACCCGATGTTCTTCCGCCACCTGGAAGCGCTCGGGGCGCGTTTCGAGTACCCGGAAGCCACGCGCGCCTGA
- a CDS encoding YiaA/YiaB family inner membrane protein, translating into MMQGSPDIVGDSPAWLSFIWIAFTTALGLMLLGIYFIPVDWWVKGYLYMGTLFLTASTLTLSKSLRDRHEHERLVNRVKSARTEQVLSKFDT; encoded by the coding sequence ATGATGCAAGGTTCCCCGGACATCGTCGGTGATTCCCCCGCCTGGCTGAGTTTCATCTGGATCGCGTTCACGACCGCGCTGGGCCTGATGCTGCTGGGCATCTACTTCATCCCGGTGGACTGGTGGGTGAAGGGGTACCTGTACATGGGCACGCTGTTCCTGACCGCCAGCACCCTGACCCTCTCCAAGAGCCTGCGCGACCGGCACGAGCACGAGCGGCTCGTGAACCGCGTCAAGAGCGCCCGCACCGAGCAGGTGCTCAGCAAATTCGATACCTGA
- a CDS encoding PQQ-dependent sugar dehydrogenase, giving the protein MPSIRLAFPAALAATTLALLGTGCAQSSTGAAQSFKVPAGFQVNLYADGFKKPRFMVVASNGDVLLSDTGAGTVYVLPDRNRDGKADGKQVFASGLNQPHGLAIQGGFLYVANTDGVVRFPYRAGETKASAAPTKLVDLPGGGGHSTRTVEFGPDGRMYVSAGSTCNVCEESDPKRAAIWVYDADGKNGKPYATGLRNAVGLEWFGGQLYATNNGRDQLGDDLPPEGFYKVKQGGFYGWPYCYTTQPGQAQVWDKDFGRKSADTCKAATPAFALTTAHSAPLGLAFYTGKTFPAAYRGQMFAALHGSWNRSEKSGYKVITVDPQSGKVTDFMTGFLRGQTVVGRPVDLAVAADGSLLLTDDGEGRVWRIQAR; this is encoded by the coding sequence ATGCCCTCAATCCGACTGGCTTTCCCGGCGGCGCTGGCCGCCACGACCCTCGCTCTGCTGGGGACCGGCTGCGCGCAGAGCAGCACGGGCGCGGCGCAGAGCTTCAAGGTGCCCGCCGGCTTCCAGGTGAACCTGTACGCGGACGGGTTCAAGAAACCGCGTTTCATGGTGGTGGCCAGCAACGGGGACGTGCTGCTCAGCGACACGGGGGCCGGGACCGTCTACGTCCTGCCGGACCGCAACCGTGACGGCAAGGCGGACGGCAAGCAGGTGTTCGCCAGCGGGCTGAACCAGCCGCACGGCCTCGCCATCCAGGGCGGGTTCCTGTACGTGGCGAACACGGACGGCGTGGTGCGCTTTCCCTACAGGGCCGGGGAGACGAAGGCCAGCGCCGCGCCCACGAAACTGGTGGACCTGCCGGGCGGCGGCGGGCACTCCACCCGCACCGTGGAGTTCGGCCCGGACGGCCGGATGTACGTGTCGGCGGGCAGCACCTGCAACGTCTGTGAGGAGAGCGACCCGAAACGCGCCGCGATCTGGGTGTACGACGCCGACGGGAAAAACGGCAAGCCCTACGCGACGGGCCTGCGCAACGCGGTGGGCCTGGAGTGGTTCGGCGGGCAGCTGTACGCCACGAACAACGGCCGCGACCAGCTGGGCGACGACCTCCCACCCGAGGGGTTCTACAAGGTCAAGCAGGGCGGGTTCTACGGCTGGCCGTACTGCTACACCACCCAGCCCGGACAGGCGCAGGTGTGGGACAAGGACTTCGGGCGCAAGTCGGCCGACACCTGCAAGGCCGCCACGCCCGCTTTCGCCCTGACAACCGCGCACTCCGCGCCGCTGGGACTGGCGTTCTACACCGGCAAGACCTTCCCCGCCGCGTACCGCGGGCAGATGTTCGCAGCGCTGCACGGCAGCTGGAACCGCAGCGAGAAGAGCGGGTACAAGGTGATTACCGTCGATCCGCAGAGCGGGAAGGTCACGGACTTCATGACCGGCTTCCTGCGCGGGCAGACCGTGGTGGGCCGCCCGGTGGACCTCGCGGTGGCCGCCGACGGCTCGCTGCTGCTGACCGACGACGGCGAGGGCCGTGTCTGGCGGATCCAGGCCCGCTGA
- a CDS encoding SWIM zinc finger family protein, with protein sequence MKLSRLPPGFALDTAAQGLALREEAVTDVRREWTDDGWHAEATVTDAGVPYHATVDLLPPPDPQLRGSSCTCGRYRCRHVAALVLATDPPPGRVPPRGRWARAAAPRRPPRNRWTPAPSSGWRPSRTPAAPAAAASSSCATCCASCRPDRRRGGGAWRCNSCACRCAASSRT encoded by the coding sequence ATGAAACTCAGCCGCCTGCCGCCCGGCTTCGCGCTCGACACCGCAGCGCAGGGCCTCGCGCTGCGTGAGGAGGCCGTCACCGACGTGCGCCGCGAGTGGACGGACGACGGCTGGCACGCCGAGGCGACCGTCACCGACGCGGGCGTGCCCTACCACGCCACGGTGGACCTGCTCCCGCCGCCCGACCCGCAGCTGCGCGGCAGCTCCTGCACCTGCGGCCGCTACCGCTGCCGCCACGTGGCGGCGCTCGTGCTGGCGACCGACCCGCCCCCGGGCCGCGTCCCGCCCCGCGGGAGGTGGGCGAGGGCGGCGGCCCCCCGGCGCCCGCCGAGGAACCGCTGGACGCCCGCACCCAGCAGTGGCTGGCGTCCTTCACGGACACCCGCAGCCCCAGCCGCGGCCGCCAGTTCGAGTTGCGCTACGTGCTGCGCTTCCTGCCGCCCGGATCGTCGGCGGGGGGGCGGCGCGTGGCGCTGCAACTCCTGCGCGTGCCGCTGCGCGGCGAGCAGCCGGACGTGA
- a CDS encoding SNF2-related protein has product MLRFLPPGSSAGGRRVALQLLRVPLRGEQPDVKGAERYPMPRNLSSAPAFVRRDSNLLRLLEMATTATHEPGRWQEELHALTDHPAADLLLEHLLGSGRLCWERPEQPLTRGPDLSGQLAWLSDPRGAQTPAVHLPDAPDAQLLPVAPPWAVRPTALTLSRVQTDAPAEVTARFLSGPVLPPAQAVALAHAITASGLNLPIPQTVQVREERLPYTPQLHLLAREATHHAFSGARHTVTLPLAELRHAYAGLTVPDDHAGTGPAVFRGGVLTRVTRDPAAEREAAHTVALSGFMLLDDAYGHEYTVPGGDHLLTLGDDDAWMEFMRAGRADLEAQGFTIHVHPEFPLNFAEITDWYGETDDSHGGWFTLDLGIVVDGQRLSLIPILADLIARQPQLFTPEALAELKDDEVLHASLGDGRRVALPAGRVRAILGVLVELNLRDLPPGPLRLPLLDAARVAQLEEAVQARWLGAERLLDLGRRLRDFRGVQDITPPQGLRADLRPYQRQGVAWLQFLREYGMGGILADDMGLGKTVQTLSHLLLEKESGRADRPSLVIAPTSVIGNWQAEAAKFTPDLRVLTLHGKDRRAQFALIPEHDLILTTYPLLPRDITELGAFEYHLVILDEAQNIKNTRTAAAKAAGSLSARHRLALTGTPLENHLGELWSQFNFLAPGLLHDEKTFRELYRTPIEKRGEASRRQALAARVRPFILRREKRDVARELPPKTEIPVRVTLDGDQRDLYETVRVTTETRVREELRARGLARSTIAILDALLKLRQAVTDPRLVKLDAARGVQNNAKFDWLQAHLPQMIEEGRRVLIFSGFATLLRHLEDWLREQRIPYSMITGSTQDRQGQIDAFQNGKTHVFLITLKAGGVGLNLTAADTVIHYDPWWNPAAEEQATDRAYRIGQDKPVFVYKLIAAGSVEERILDLQARKASLARGILDGGLSDATQLTPADLDRLFAPLEDEEDGDLTERAGVAG; this is encoded by the coding sequence GTGCTGCGCTTCCTGCCGCCCGGATCGTCGGCGGGGGGGCGGCGCGTGGCGCTGCAACTCCTGCGCGTGCCGCTGCGCGGCGAGCAGCCGGACGTGAAGGGCGCCGAGCGCTACCCGATGCCCCGTAACCTCAGCAGCGCGCCCGCGTTCGTGCGCCGCGACTCGAACCTGCTGCGCCTGCTGGAGATGGCCACCACCGCCACCCACGAGCCCGGCCGCTGGCAGGAGGAACTGCACGCCCTGACCGACCACCCGGCGGCGGACCTGCTGCTGGAGCACCTGCTGGGCAGCGGCCGCCTGTGCTGGGAGCGGCCCGAGCAGCCCCTCACGCGCGGCCCCGACCTGAGCGGGCAGCTGGCGTGGCTCAGTGACCCGCGCGGCGCGCAGACCCCCGCCGTGCACCTCCCGGACGCGCCGGACGCGCAGCTGCTTCCTGTCGCGCCCCCGTGGGCGGTGCGGCCCACGGCCCTGACCCTCTCGCGCGTGCAGACCGACGCCCCCGCCGAGGTCACCGCCCGGTTCCTGTCCGGCCCGGTGCTGCCCCCCGCGCAGGCCGTGGCGCTGGCCCACGCGATCACCGCCTCGGGCCTGAACCTGCCCATCCCGCAGACCGTGCAGGTCCGCGAGGAACGCCTGCCGTACACCCCGCAGCTGCACCTGCTGGCTCGCGAGGCCACCCACCACGCCTTCAGCGGCGCCCGGCATACGGTCACGCTGCCGCTGGCGGAACTCCGGCACGCCTACGCGGGCCTGACCGTCCCCGACGACCACGCGGGCACCGGCCCCGCCGTGTTCCGGGGCGGCGTCCTGACCCGCGTCACCCGCGACCCGGCCGCGGAACGGGAGGCGGCGCACACCGTCGCCCTGAGCGGCTTCATGCTCCTCGACGACGCCTACGGCCACGAGTACACCGTTCCCGGTGGAGACCACCTCCTCACCCTCGGGGACGACGACGCCTGGATGGAGTTCATGCGCGCGGGCCGCGCCGACCTGGAAGCGCAGGGCTTCACCATCCACGTCCACCCCGAGTTCCCGCTGAACTTCGCGGAGATCACCGACTGGTACGGCGAGACCGACGATTCGCACGGAGGCTGGTTCACCCTCGACCTGGGCATCGTCGTGGACGGCCAGCGCCTCAGCCTTATCCCCATCCTGGCCGACCTGATCGCCCGCCAGCCGCAGCTGTTCACCCCAGAAGCCCTGGCGGAACTCAAGGACGACGAGGTCCTGCACGCCTCCCTCGGCGACGGCCGCCGCGTCGCGCTGCCCGCCGGGCGCGTCCGGGCCATCCTGGGCGTCCTCGTGGAACTCAACCTCCGCGACCTGCCCCCCGGCCCCCTGCGCCTTCCACTCCTCGACGCGGCCCGCGTCGCCCAGCTGGAGGAAGCCGTGCAGGCCCGCTGGCTCGGCGCCGAGCGCCTGCTCGACCTGGGCCGCCGCCTGCGGGACTTCAGGGGCGTGCAGGACATCACCCCCCCGCAGGGCCTGCGCGCCGACCTGCGCCCCTACCAGCGCCAGGGCGTCGCGTGGCTGCAGTTCCTGCGCGAGTACGGCATGGGCGGCATCCTCGCAGACGACATGGGCCTGGGCAAGACGGTGCAGACCCTGTCGCACCTGCTGCTGGAGAAGGAATCCGGCCGCGCGGACCGGCCCAGTCTGGTGATCGCGCCGACCAGCGTGATCGGCAACTGGCAGGCCGAGGCCGCGAAGTTCACGCCGGACCTGCGGGTGCTGACCCTGCACGGCAAGGACCGCCGCGCGCAGTTCGCGCTGATCCCTGAGCATGACCTGATCCTCACGACGTACCCGCTGCTGCCGCGCGACATCACGGAACTGGGGGCCTTCGAGTACCACCTCGTGATCCTCGACGAGGCGCAGAACATCAAGAACACCCGCACGGCCGCCGCGAAGGCCGCCGGGAGCCTCAGCGCCCGCCACCGCCTCGCGCTGACCGGCACGCCGCTGGAAAACCACCTGGGCGAACTGTGGTCGCAGTTCAACTTCCTCGCGCCGGGCCTGCTGCACGACGAGAAGACCTTCCGCGAGCTGTACCGCACGCCCATCGAGAAACGCGGCGAAGCGTCCCGGCGTCAGGCGCTCGCCGCGCGCGTGCGCCCGTTCATCCTGCGGCGCGAGAAACGCGACGTGGCGCGCGAACTGCCCCCCAAGACCGAGATCCCGGTGCGCGTCACGCTGGACGGCGACCAGCGCGACCTGTACGAGACGGTGCGCGTCACGACCGAGACCCGCGTCCGCGAGGAACTGCGCGCGCGCGGACTGGCCCGCAGCACCATCGCCATCCTCGACGCCCTGCTCAAGCTGCGGCAGGCGGTCACCGACCCCCGCCTCGTGAAACTCGACGCGGCGCGCGGCGTGCAGAACAACGCCAAGTTCGACTGGCTCCAGGCGCACCTCCCCCAGATGATCGAGGAGGGCCGCCGCGTCCTGATCTTCAGCGGCTTCGCCACGCTGCTGCGCCACCTCGAGGACTGGCTGCGCGAGCAGCGCATCCCGTACTCCATGATCACCGGCAGCACCCAGGACCGTCAGGGTCAGATCGACGCCTTCCAGAACGGCAAGACCCACGTCTTCCTGATCACCCTGAAGGCCGGGGGCGTGGGCCTGAACCTCACGGCGGCCGACACCGTCATCCACTACGACCCCTGGTGGAACCCGGCCGCCGAGGAGCAGGCCACCGACCGCGCGTACCGCATCGGGCAGGACAAACCGGTGTTCGTGTACAAGCTGATCGCCGCCGGCAGCGTCGAGGAACGCATCCTCGACCTCCAGGCCCGCAAGGCGTCCCTGGCGCGCGGCATTCTCGACGGGGGCCTCAGCGACGCCACGCAGCTGACGCCCGCCGACCTCGACCGGCTGTTCGCGCCGCTGGAGGACGAGGAGGACGGCGACCTCACCGAACGGGCCGGGGTGGCCGGATAG